A region from the Canis lupus dingo isolate Sandy chromosome 9, ASM325472v2, whole genome shotgun sequence genome encodes:
- the LOC112655377 gene encoding keratin-associated protein 3-3 — protein MACCVPCCCSVPTGPATTICSSDKCCRCGVCLPSTCPHTTWLLEPTCCDNCPPPCHIPQPCVPTCFLLNSSHPTPGLETLNLTTYTQPSCEPCISSCC, from the coding sequence ATGGCTTGCTGTGTTCCCTGCTGCTGCAGCGTACCCACTGGCCCCGCCACCACCATCTGCTCCTCTGACAAATGCTGCCGGTGTGGAGTCTGCCTGCCTAGCACCTGCCCACACACGACTTGGTTACTGGAACCAACCTGCTGTGAcaactgccccccaccctgccataTTCCTCAGCCCTGTGTGCCCACCTGCTTCCTGCTCAACTCCAGCCACCCTACCCCAGGCCTGGAGACCCTCAACCTCACAACCTACACTCAGCCCTCCTGTGAGCCCTGCATCTCAAGCTGCTGCTGA